From Deinococcus sp. LM3:
ATAAAACAGCACAAGTGGCGAGTTGGAGAAGGGGAGGCCGTAGAGATTGCCATTACGCTTCCAGAGACTCAGCGAAGACGTCGTGAAGTCCGAAAGCCCGAAAGCAGCCACCTTGCCCAGTGAAGCCACATTGACAAGGTTGCCAGACGCGATAAATGTCGGTACGTCGCGTTCAGAGAGCCATCCGACATCGGGGGCGTCACCAGAAGCAATTTGCACAGCCAGCTTACGGCTGTAATCCGCAAACGGCGTGACTTCTATCCGGACATCCACATTGGTTTTGGCTGTGTATTCCCGCGCAAGCTGCTGCAGGAGGGCCAGGCCATCGCCGCCGGCCCAGGTGCTGAAGCGCAGTTCAGTCGCCTGCGCGGAAGATGCCACGGCGAGCATCGAAGCGAGAAAAGTGTACAGGGCGGGACGGCGCATCATGAACCTCCTGAAGTAATACGTATTGGCTTGCTCCGAAGCGTATGGGTACAGATCGGCCTTGTCAAGCGGTCAGCCCTGCGGACAGACTTCGGTCTCAGCTCGGGGTGGGCACGGGAACCCCAAAACGCCATTTCCCAAATGCCCCTCTGACCTCAGTGCCCGATACTTTCCCGTGGGGCTTGAAGAATTTCAGTTGACACGCGAGAACATGGCGCGTCCCCCTCCTCCGCCAAGCTAACCCGCTGCTTCACCGCGCATTTTCCGGAGTTCCGCCATGGTCAGGTCGAGGTGCTCTCCTTCATGGTCCTCGCCCTCCTTGGCGGCAAGGACATCCGGCAGGCAATATTGACCAGCAGTTCGCTCGGTCCTCGGTGATCATGGCTCCTCAGACACTTCCAAGGCGGGGTGCCTCAAACCTCGCTCGAGAAGCGCGTCAGCCGCACATCAAGTAGAAGTTCGCCTAATACGGACTCCGATTGAACGGCTCTGCAAGCCGTTCAATCGGAGCGGAGCGAGAAGGAGAGAAACGCCCCTCCGGACGTGGAGCTGGCAACCCGGGGATGTTCCGGGTTGTCAGCGAAACAGACGGCAGTCCGTATAATCATCCGCGCGAGGGTTACTCTGCGCCCTGAGCGACGACTTCAGCACTGCGCTGGGCGAGCCACTTTTTGCGATCCACACTGGCCTTTGGCCTGCTCCTCAAGAAGGACAAACTTGCACGCGCCCGGGCCGAATCTCAACTTCGTCCCGTTCACGCTTTGGGGTCAGGCCATTCCTGCCTGTAGAGAAATGCAACCTCAGCGTCACGACCTCATAGGGCCGCAGATCGAGGATGACCGTTTCACCAGTGAGGGTGAGCGGCCGCGGCGCTTCCTCCAGCAAGTTCACGCATTCGGCTCCCCTCAGTCCCGCGATTTCGAGTCGGGCTTCCCCGCGCGCTCCATGCGGCTCGTAGAGCCGCATGATCAGGGCGCCGTCCTCCTCCGCCTTCTTGAGGGCACCCAGGGCTACCGGCAGGCCCGAACCGCTCACCCAGCCTCCAGTCGGAACTGGGCCAGAAGCGGGAACCGCCACCAGCGGGCTGTTCAGGTCAAAGGCCTCACGCACGGTGCCGGCCTCGTTCCAGCGCCCCACGTGGGGGAACAGCGCGTAGCTGAATTCGTGCTCGCCCTCGTCGGCGGTGGGATCGGGGTACATCGGACCGCGCAGCAGGGTCAGCGCCAGGGTCCCCCCAGCGCCGAGTGCCCGTATTTGCTGTCGTTGAGCAGAGAGACGCCGTAGCCGCTCTCCCCCAGGTCGGCCCAGCGGTGCCCGGCGACCTCGAATCGCGCCGCGTCGCCGGGGGAGTTGCGGTGGGTGGGGCGGGAAACGGCGCCGAAAGCCGTCTCGAACCAGGCTTCGTGGGTGCGTATCTTCAGTTCAAAGACCGCCTTGACCAGTGTGCGGCGCTCGTGCCACTCGGCGCGGGTGTGGATCTCAATCCGGCGCGAGTCGGCACGCAGGCGGTAGGTTTGCGTGAGGCGCGATTCGCGCCAGCGCCGGGTGACCCGTAAGGCAGCGCGTAGAGGTCCGGCCTCGATCAATTCCAGGGTCTCCACCCCGCCGATCTCCTCGCCCTCGCCCTCGATGCTGGGTGCCACGTCCCAGGCGTCGTACTCGCGGGGCAGGTCGAAGTGGGCGATCAGGCGGTTGCCGCGACCCTCCAGGACCTCGCGCCGCTCCTGCTTGTCGTAGATCCGGTGCAGGGTGCCGTCCGTGCCGATCAGCACTTCCAACAGGGTGTTTCCCAGGATCCAGCCGTCTGCCGTCTCGCGCGTCTGCACGCGGGCGGACACAGGGGGGGTGTCGCCCGGTTCGGCGCGCAGTTCCAGCAGACTCAGGGCGGACACGTCGCGCCCCGGGGCGTGGACCAGCAGACCGCCCTCCACCGGCTGGGCGGGCAGCGGCTGGCCGTCCGCATCATGGACGGCACCGGACGCGCCGGGAAGCAGCACACTCAGCGGCCGGTCATGCAACGCGGAGTTGGCGATGGCCCAGCGGCCCACATGGTTCTCCCCCGCCGTCAGTGCCCGCACCGCCGCGTCTCGGAGGCCCGCAGCGCGAGTGACGACCTCCTCCAGTTCGGCTCTGGCGACCACGTTGACCTCGCGGATGCTGGAGCCGGGCAGGATGTCGTGGAACTGGTTGAGCAGGGTGTTTTTCCAGATCGCCTCCAGCTCGGCGGCGGGATAGGCATGCCCCGCCAGGTGGGCCAGGCTGGCGAAGGCCTCGGCTTCCAGAAGGCGGGCCTCCGCTGCGCGGTTCAGCCACTTGAGCCGTGCCTGCGAGGTCAGGACGCCCCGGTGGAACTCCAGATAGAGCTCGCCCACCCAGACCGGCAGGCCTTCGCGGGGCAGGGACGCAAAGAAGTCGTCCACCCGGCTCATTCGCAGCCGCGGAAGCGCCGGGAAGTCGCGCAGCCGGGCATACAGCTCCAGATGCTCGCTCGCCGGGCCACCGCCACCGTCGCCGTGCCCGAACGTGAAGAGGCTCTCGGGCTCACGGATCTCCTCCCCGCCCATCCAGAGCGGGAGGGCCTGACCCTGAAACTGCCGCCAGGTGCCCAGCAGGTCAAGCGGCTCGACCAGACCGTTGTAGGCCCGCCCCGCCGGGTTGTAGAAGGTATGCGCCCGCACCCGGCTGCCGTCGAGGCCTTCCCACTCGAACAGGTCGTATGGAAAGACGGTCGTCTCGTTCCAGTTGAGCTTGGTGGTGAAAAAGCCCCCGATGCCCGCCTGGAGGAGCAGTTGCGGTAGCGCCGAGGTAAAGCCGAAGGTGTCGGGGAGCCAGGCCACCGTGCTGGCATGCCCGAATCTGGCCTTGAAGTAGCGCTGACCGTACAGCAGTTGCCGCGCCAGCGACTCTCCGCCCGTCATCTGACAGTCGGGTTCCACCCACATGCCCCCGACCGGCTCGAAGCGGCCCTCCCGTGCGCGGGCCTGCAGGGCCTGAAGAAGGGCCGGGTCGTCCTCTTCCAGCCAGGCGAAGACCTGCGCGGAGGACTGACCGAACAGCAACTCCGGGTAACGGTCCATCAACTCCAGCAGGGTGTGGAAGGTCCGGCGCAGTTTGCGGCGCGTCTCGGCGACCGGCCACAGCCAGGCAAGGTCGATATGCGCGTGTCCGCTGAGGGCCAGGCGGCCGCTGGGAGGGTAGAGCGCCCGCACCCGGTCGAGATGTCCTGCCAGGGCCACGCGCGCCCGCTCGATGCCCGCGACGATTTCCGGGGGAAGCGGCTGGGGCGCAGGCAAGTCCGGCAGGCGGTCCCACACGTCGCCTGCGTGGCTGCGTCCCGCCGAGCCGTGGGAGATCCGGGCCAGATATCCAGAGGTGCCCGAGGGCCACTCGAGGTCCGCGAGCGCGGCCTCGGCGGCGGCCAGCAGATGCGGGACAACCTCGTGGACGTTTCCGGGCGTCCCCTCGCGCGGGCTGCGTCCCGTCTGGAGGCCGCCCAGTACCCGCGCGGCCTCCAGCACGGCGGTGAGGTCGAGCAGCAGGCCCTGGACCGCCGCCTCGGGCGCGACGAGGTGGGCACGGGTCAGGCGCGGGGCGGGGTTCGGGGTGCCGAACAGTCCCTTGGGCACCGCCTCGATCTCGACCCGGACCTTTTCGCCGCCCATGGCGCACCCGGCCACCCGGAAGGCGCGGTGGTACTCGTTCAGCCCGCCGGTCAGCGTTTGTGTCAGGGCGCTGCTGGTGATCTGCACGAAGCCCTCGCCGCCCACGTCGAGTTCGAGTTCCACCATCCGGCCCGCGAAGCTGGCAGGCACCTGAAATTCGGCTGCGAACCGCACCGGGCCGCCCGCAACCGA
This genomic window contains:
- a CDS encoding glycoside hydrolase family 38 C-terminal domain-containing protein translates to MDFHSTRRSPTLLRLGDPWPQVDQSVAGGPVRFAAEFQVPASFAGRMVELELDVGGEGFVQITSSALTQTLTGGLNEYHRAFRVAGCAMGGEKVRVEIEAVPKGLFGTPNPAPRLTRAHLVAPEAAVQGLLLDLTAVLEAARVLGGLQTGRSPREGTPGNVHEVVPHLLAAAEAALADLEWPSGTSGYLARISHGSAGRSHAGDVWDRLPDLPAPQPLPPEIVAGIERARVALAGHLDRVRALYPPSGRLALSGHAHIDLAWLWPVAETRRKLRRTFHTLLELMDRYPELLFGQSSAQVFAWLEEDDPALLQALQARAREGRFEPVGGMWVEPDCQMTGGESLARQLLYGQRYFKARFGHASTVAWLPDTFGFTSALPQLLLQAGIGGFFTTKLNWNETTVFPYDLFEWEGLDGSRVRAHTFYNPAGRAYNGLVEPLDLLGTWRQFQGQALPLWMGGEEIREPESLFTFGHGDGGGGPASEHLELYARLRDFPALPRLRMSRVDDFFASLPREGLPVWVGELYLEFHRGVLTSQARLKWLNRAAEARLLEAEAFASLAHLAGHAYPAAELEAIWKNTLLNQFHDILPGSSIREVNVVARAELEEVVTRAAGLRDAAVRALTAGENHVGRWAIANSALHDRPLSVLLPGASGAVHDADGQPLPAQPVEGGLLVHAPGRDVSALSLLELRAEPGDTPPVSARVQTRETADGWILGNTLLEVLIGTDGTLHRIYDKQERREVLEGRGNRLIAHFDLPREYDAWDVAPSIEGEGEEIGGVETLELIEAGPLRAALRVTRRWRESRLTQTYRLRADSRRIEIHTRAEWHERRTLVKAVFELKIRTHEAWFETAFGAVSRPTHRNSPGDAARFEVAGHRWADLGESGYGVSLLNDSKYGHSALGGPWR
- a CDS encoding glycosyl hydrolase-related protein: MYPDPTADEGEHEFSYALFPHVGRWNEAGTVREAFDLNSPLVAVPASGPVPTGGWVSGSGLPVALGALKKAEEDGALIMRLYEPHGARGEARLEIAGLRGAECVNLLEEAPRPLTLTGETVILDLRPYEVVTLRLHFSTGRNGLTPKRERDEVEIRPGRVQVCPS